In Clostridia bacterium, a genomic segment contains:
- a CDS encoding chemotaxis protein CheA — protein sequence MIQFPGMTADDIKVFLIEADEQLQMLEDGLLALEQGRHDETVIGDLFRAAHTLKGSSATLGHEKMAELTHAMESVLDGVRKAQMAVTPMMMDTMFECLDILRVLNREISSGQDSGADVSGLIGRLLDLVACAEGGRSANSEGMTPGADGAKCASTAAECEKAAEGVADAMAGAARLDVSFTANCPMPSVRAYQVVDRLSSLARVLWTDPAMDRVEAGVDMGAIVVMVEWHEESTAELVEAAKSISDVETVTVSNGSQLEMGATIAEAAAAAFPATPVEKQATTAHQSTGKALGAGAASKSTTVRVDVARLDTLSNLVAEMVIDRTHLAQLESKLAEKHGGDELVSELNRTSTHIGRLTTELQEAINKARMLPIDNVFKRFPRMVRDLAQKHGKEVDFIVEGEDTELDRSVSEEIGDPIIHLLRNAIGHGIETPAERIAAGKPQRGTVKLSAFHQENYIVIQVSDDGQGIDTEAVKASAVRKGQISEEAAARLSTKDAMNLIFAPGLSTAEVVDEVSGRGVGMDIVRKNIERLNGSVSIDSVPGKGATFTVKLPLTLAIIRALLVALVNRMYAVPLASVVEIRRVELGDIQSVRGREAILLRGEIIPLVWLSDVFSVREASEDRTRRIFVVITSSHEGQVGLVVDSLAGEMEIVIKSLGSYIGSISGVSGVTILGDGRVALIVDVPSLVRRVVEERNAE from the coding sequence ATGATTCAGTTTCCGGGCATGACGGCTGATGACATTAAGGTGTTCCTAATTGAAGCAGATGAACAACTTCAGATGCTTGAAGATGGCCTCCTAGCGTTAGAGCAGGGTCGGCATGATGAGACGGTAATCGGTGATCTATTCAGAGCTGCCCACACACTGAAAGGCTCATCGGCGACGCTGGGGCATGAGAAGATGGCGGAGCTGACCCATGCCATGGAAAGCGTACTGGACGGAGTCCGTAAGGCGCAGATGGCCGTGACCCCGATGATGATGGATACGATGTTCGAATGCCTCGATATCCTAAGAGTACTGAACCGCGAGATCTCCTCAGGGCAGGATAGTGGGGCTGATGTATCTGGCCTGATCGGCCGCTTGCTGGATCTTGTGGCGTGCGCTGAGGGCGGTCGCTCAGCCAATTCTGAGGGCATGACACCTGGAGCCGATGGCGCCAAGTGCGCATCGACTGCTGCAGAATGCGAGAAGGCGGCGGAAGGTGTGGCCGATGCCATGGCTGGTGCTGCGCGGCTTGATGTTTCCTTCACTGCGAACTGCCCGATGCCTTCGGTCAGGGCATACCAGGTGGTCGACAGGCTGTCCTCATTGGCGCGGGTGCTCTGGACTGATCCAGCTATGGACCGCGTTGAGGCCGGCGTGGACATGGGCGCCATCGTAGTGATGGTGGAGTGGCATGAGGAATCCACCGCAGAGCTGGTTGAGGCTGCAAAGAGCATCAGCGATGTGGAGACGGTGACCGTCTCGAATGGGTCGCAGCTTGAGATGGGCGCAACGATAGCGGAGGCTGCAGCTGCTGCTTTCCCGGCAACGCCGGTGGAAAAACAAGCCACGACTGCCCATCAGAGCACGGGAAAGGCATTGGGAGCAGGCGCCGCTTCGAAATCCACGACGGTGAGGGTGGATGTGGCGCGGCTCGACACGCTCTCCAACCTCGTGGCTGAGATGGTGATAGATCGCACCCACCTTGCGCAGCTCGAAAGCAAGCTTGCAGAAAAGCACGGAGGAGACGAACTCGTATCAGAGTTGAACCGCACCTCCACTCACATAGGGCGGCTCACAACGGAGCTTCAGGAGGCAATCAATAAGGCGAGGATGCTGCCAATCGACAACGTTTTCAAACGATTTCCGCGAATGGTTCGGGATCTCGCCCAGAAGCATGGCAAGGAAGTCGACTTCATCGTGGAAGGCGAAGATACTGAGCTAGATCGTTCTGTCTCGGAGGAGATAGGCGATCCCATAATCCACTTGCTAAGGAATGCCATCGGCCACGGCATTGAGACTCCGGCAGAGCGTATTGCAGCCGGAAAACCGCAGCGCGGCACTGTGAAGCTCTCAGCGTTCCACCAGGAGAACTACATAGTGATCCAGGTGTCAGACGATGGCCAAGGAATCGATACAGAGGCGGTTAAGGCGTCCGCAGTTAGGAAGGGCCAGATCAGCGAGGAAGCCGCGGCCCGGCTATCAACAAAGGACGCAATGAACCTGATATTCGCACCGGGCCTGTCAACTGCTGAGGTTGTGGACGAGGTTTCGGGCCGGGGCGTGGGAATGGACATCGTCAGGAAGAACATCGAGAGGTTGAACGGCAGCGTAAGCATAGATAGCGTGCCGGGTAAGGGCGCCACGTTCACAGTGAAGCTTCCACTGACCTTGGCCATCATCCGTGCGCTTCTGGTGGCCCTGGTCAACAGGATGTATGCGGTGCCGCTTGCGTCTGTGGTTGAGATCAGGAGAGTTGAGCTAGGAGATATCCAGAGTGTTCGCGGGCGTGAGGCGATCCTGCTCAGGGGCGAGATCATACCGCTGGTGTGGCTTTCCGATGTGTTCTCAGTGCGCGAGGCATCGGAAGACCGGACAAGGCGCATCTTCGTTGTCATAACCTCATCACATGAAGGACAGGTGGGTCTGGTAGTTGACTCCTTGGCCGGGGAAATGGAGATTGTCATCAAGAGCCTCGGCTCGTATATCGGCAGCATCTCCGGGGTATCGGGCGTCACAATTCTCGGAGACGGTCGTGTGGCGCTTATTGTGGACGTTCCGAGCCTCGTGAGGAGAGTCGTGGAGGAGCGAAATGCAGAATAG
- a CDS encoding chemotaxis protein CheD, whose amino-acid sequence MQNSDNVIALLKLASAELARAGQAMAAAPTKRLAQVQAQEPIVGDSQENAGVDGVVSIGMGGLHVTADFDSVLVAYGLGSCVGVVIQDPETRIGGMAHVVLPTSSLGSGENEVARYADLGVGRLVGETVRRGGSRGRLQAKIAGGARMFDVPGQGAGLDIGARNAEAVRAALLEAGVPIVAADVGGSNGRTMRFHVGARKVYVRLPGMTEREL is encoded by the coding sequence ATGCAGAATAGCGACAATGTAATAGCCCTTCTCAAGCTCGCATCCGCAGAGTTAGCCCGGGCCGGACAGGCCATGGCAGCGGCGCCGACCAAGAGGCTCGCGCAGGTTCAGGCACAGGAGCCGATTGTCGGAGATTCTCAGGAAAATGCGGGCGTAGACGGAGTCGTGTCGATTGGCATGGGCGGACTGCACGTTACCGCGGACTTCGATTCGGTGCTTGTCGCCTACGGCCTCGGGTCCTGCGTCGGGGTCGTCATTCAGGATCCGGAGACCAGGATCGGCGGCATGGCCCATGTGGTGCTGCCAACGAGCTCACTGGGATCCGGTGAGAACGAGGTAGCGAGGTACGCAGACTTGGGCGTAGGAAGGCTCGTGGGGGAGACGGTTCGTAGAGGCGGTTCCCGTGGCAGGCTTCAAGCGAAGATCGCCGGAGGCGCCAGGATGTTCGATGTGCCCGGGCAAGGCGCCGGGCTCGACATCGGCGCCCGAAACGCGGAGGCTGTGAGGGCGGCGCTGCTGGAGGCGGGAGTGCCAATTGTAGCAGCCGATGTCGGAGGAAGCAACGGACGGACGATGCGGTTCCATGTGGGCGCAAGGAAGGTGTATGTGCGTCTGCCCGGGATGACCGAACGCGAGCTCTAG
- a CDS encoding protein-glutamate O-methyltransferase CheR, which produces MSIAAEIAVDPADYEVFRRKVVALTGIDLGLYKAQQMQRRIAGLMDRAGASSFTAYGQLIERDKRELDKFTDYITINVSEFFRNPEKFAELEQKIIPMLLQQSPNLSVWSAGCSNGAEIYSVAMILDSVAPKGYHRLLATDLDTGIMSKAVAGVYGSADVRNVSSVRQAKYFTVSGDNYVLSSQIKSKVQFKMHNLLADRFDRGFDLILCRNVVIYFTEPAKQELYRKFQASLKDNGVLFVGGTETILNARDIGLSAVSSFFYKRVPNWKEAAVQ; this is translated from the coding sequence ATGAGTATTGCAGCAGAGATTGCAGTGGATCCTGCGGACTATGAGGTGTTCCGCAGGAAGGTTGTGGCCCTCACAGGCATCGACCTGGGCCTATACAAGGCCCAGCAGATGCAGCGGAGAATCGCCGGGCTGATGGACCGGGCAGGCGCGTCGTCATTCACGGCCTACGGACAGTTGATCGAGAGAGACAAGCGCGAGCTCGACAAGTTCACTGATTATATAACCATCAATGTATCGGAGTTCTTCCGGAACCCCGAGAAATTCGCGGAGCTTGAGCAGAAGATCATCCCCATGCTTTTGCAGCAATCGCCGAATCTATCTGTTTGGAGTGCGGGTTGCTCAAATGGAGCAGAAATCTACTCCGTAGCGATGATACTGGACTCTGTGGCGCCGAAAGGCTATCACAGGTTGCTTGCGACAGACCTGGACACCGGGATAATGTCGAAGGCTGTGGCTGGAGTGTATGGGTCGGCTGATGTTCGGAATGTTTCGTCTGTCCGGCAGGCCAAGTACTTCACAGTGTCCGGAGACAACTACGTGCTTTCATCGCAGATCAAGTCGAAGGTGCAGTTCAAGATGCACAACCTCTTGGCCGACAGGTTCGACCGAGGGTTCGACTTGATACTATGCAGGAACGTCGTGATCTACTTCACTGAGCCTGCGAAGCAGGAGCTGTACCGCAAATTCCAGGCAAGCCTCAAGGATAACGGTGTGCTGTTCGTGGGCGGGACCGAGACGATCCTGAACGCCCGAGATATCGGGCTTTCCGCTGTTTCATCGTTCTTCTACAAACGTGTTCCTAATTGGAAGGAAGCTGCAGTGCAATGA
- a CDS encoding chemotaxis response regulator protein-glutamate methylesterase, protein MGQISVLVADDSAFMRKIISEMLSSDPEISVAGTARDGADAIAKARTVRPDVITLDVEMPVMDGLSALPVLAGELGIPVVMLSSLTQAGAEVTIRSLSLGAVDFVPKPSGAISLDIEKVRDELLAKVRAAAGVSRSRVRALVREMRTPVGAQGGSGGPGRAGLVGPAGSANGPKSTATSEATALRPGATVAAKEARPRGAKARAVVVIGTSTGGPRALTQVVPFLPPNLPAGVLVIQHMPAGFTKSLADRLNDTSRIKVAEAQGGELITEGEALVAPGGYHMLVKPDGTVALDSSPPMHGVRPAVDMTMNSAVDLFRNKTVGVIMTGMGSDGADAAARVKRLGGKTVIEHESTCVVYGMPRSVVERGDADRIVPLPKIADEIVDAVLSL, encoded by the coding sequence ATGGGTCAGATATCTGTGCTCGTTGCGGATGACTCCGCCTTTATGCGCAAGATCATATCGGAGATGCTTTCCTCCGACCCAGAGATCTCGGTGGCTGGAACAGCGCGAGATGGGGCTGATGCCATCGCAAAGGCGAGGACCGTGCGCCCGGATGTGATCACTCTAGACGTGGAGATGCCTGTCATGGACGGGCTGTCGGCTCTCCCAGTGCTCGCGGGGGAACTGGGAATTCCAGTCGTGATGCTCTCATCGCTGACGCAGGCAGGCGCGGAGGTCACCATACGGTCCCTGTCTCTCGGTGCAGTGGACTTCGTGCCCAAGCCATCGGGCGCAATATCTCTCGATATTGAAAAGGTCCGGGATGAGCTGCTTGCGAAGGTCAGGGCAGCGGCGGGCGTGTCTCGCAGCAGGGTGCGGGCGCTAGTGCGAGAGATGCGAACGCCGGTGGGGGCCCAGGGAGGATCGGGAGGCCCTGGACGGGCTGGGCTGGTTGGGCCGGCTGGGTCTGCCAACGGGCCGAAGTCGACAGCGACGAGCGAGGCGACTGCCCTGCGTCCGGGGGCGACGGTTGCGGCCAAAGAGGCAAGGCCACGAGGGGCTAAGGCCAGAGCCGTGGTGGTGATAGGCACATCCACTGGTGGGCCTAGGGCGCTCACTCAGGTAGTGCCCTTCCTCCCGCCGAATTTGCCTGCGGGAGTTCTTGTAATCCAGCACATGCCGGCCGGGTTCACGAAGTCCCTGGCGGATCGGCTTAACGACACATCTCGAATCAAGGTTGCCGAGGCGCAGGGCGGGGAGCTCATAACTGAAGGCGAGGCCTTAGTCGCTCCGGGCGGATATCACATGCTAGTGAAGCCCGATGGAACAGTGGCCCTCGATTCCAGCCCTCCTATGCATGGAGTGCGCCCGGCAGTGGACATGACTATGAACTCAGCTGTTGACCTGTTCCGAAACAAGACGGTCGGGGTGATCATGACCGGTATGGGCTCCGACGGCGCCGATGCCGCGGCAAGGGTCAAGAGGCTCGGCGGCAAGACCGTAATCGAACACGAATCAACCTGTGTTGTATATGGAATGCCCAGATCGGTAGTTGAAAGAGGAGACGCGGATCGGATAGTCCCACTTCCAAAGATCGCCGATGAGATAGTAGACGCTGTTCTATCATTGTAG
- a CDS encoding response regulator, with protein sequence MVSTVMVVDDAAFMRMRCAKLLSQNGYDVLEAENGLDALEKYREHKPDVVLMDITMPVMDGLTALKEIREADPGAKIVMVSAMGQQAMVIQSIKSGAKDFVLKPFEPDKVLSSVKKLVG encoded by the coding sequence CTGGTGTCCACTGTGATGGTTGTTGATGACGCTGCCTTCATGCGCATGAGGTGTGCAAAACTGCTCAGCCAGAATGGGTACGATGTGCTGGAGGCGGAGAACGGACTCGATGCATTGGAGAAATACAGGGAGCATAAGCCAGACGTGGTGTTAATGGATATCACCATGCCGGTCATGGACGGGCTCACTGCACTCAAGGAGATCCGTGAAGCCGATCCTGGCGCCAAGATAGTGATGGTGTCGGCCATGGGGCAGCAGGCCATGGTGATTCAATCGATTAAATCGGGGGCGAAGGACTTCGTGCTCAAGCCGTTCGAGCCTGATAAGGTCCTGTCCTCCGTGAAGAAGCTGGTTGGCTGA
- a CDS encoding chemotaxis protein CheW yields the protein MDQAISGDEMQLVVFELGGESYGVDISRVQDINRMQEITQIPHAPESVVGVINLRGWVIPVIDLRMRFGLPGVEHTKSTRIVVVRMGETSIGMIVDAVSQVLRISADVVEPPSRVLASVDSKYLRGIAKLGEKLVVLLDLDFVLSRREQESIGEAVAEAL from the coding sequence ATGGATCAGGCGATATCCGGCGATGAGATGCAGCTGGTAGTGTTCGAGCTTGGCGGGGAATCGTATGGAGTGGACATTTCGAGGGTGCAGGACATCAACAGAATGCAGGAGATCACCCAGATTCCGCACGCTCCTGAGTCGGTGGTGGGGGTGATCAACCTGCGCGGGTGGGTCATACCAGTCATCGACCTTCGGATGAGGTTCGGCCTTCCCGGGGTGGAGCACACCAAGTCGACGCGCATTGTAGTAGTGCGGATGGGTGAAACATCCATCGGCATGATAGTGGATGCAGTGTCGCAGGTGCTCAGGATCTCCGCAGATGTGGTTGAACCTCCGTCGCGGGTCCTTGCGAGTGTGGACTCGAAGTACTTGCGAGGGATTGCGAAGCTCGGGGAGAAGCTGGTGGTCCTCTTGGATCTGGACTTCGTGCTCTCAAGGCGTGAGCAGGAGTCGATAGGTGAGGCCGTGGCTGAGGCTCTATAG